In Vicia villosa cultivar HV-30 ecotype Madison, WI linkage group LG7, Vvil1.0, whole genome shotgun sequence, the DNA window ACAGACTGACGAAGTTCATCCATCTTCTGGCCTTACCCTCTCACTTTACAGCCAGGGATCTAGCTAAACGTTTTTCTACAGGGATTTGTCGTCTACACTGTATACCTTCCTCCATCGTCTCTGACAGGGACCCCATTTTTGTGAGCACCTTCTGGCGTGAGCTCTTCCGCCTTCAGGGCACAACCTTGAAATTCAGTTCTTCATACCACCCTGAAACAGATGGACAAACTGAGGTAACTAACAGATGCATCGAAGCGTATCTCAGATGTTTTACAGGGGAAAATCCAAAGAAGTGGTACAATTACTTACATCTAGCAGAGTTTTGGCACAACACAGTGTATCATTCCTCCATCAAAATGACTCCTTTTGAAGCTCTCTAAGGCCGTCACCCACCTTCCTTTCCTCAGTATCACAAGGGACTCACCACTGTTCCGGATCTTGAAGCTACATTACAACAAAGACAAGAAGTACTTAAAACCTTGAAGCAAAACTTAGAAAGATCAAGACAGAGGATGGCATCACAACACAATAAGAAACGAAGTGACATTACCTTTCAAGAGGGAGACCTGGTCTTGATCCGTCTTCAGCCATACCGCCAGATGTCCATCCAAAATCGCAGTTCGTAAAAACTTTCACCCCGGTATTTTGGTCCTTTTCCGGTGCGCCGCCGTATCGGAGCCGTAGCTTATGATTTGGCTCTTCCACCATCTTCACGAATCCATCTTGTTCTCCATGTATCACAGCTGCGTCCATATCATGGGGTTTACCCTTCATCTGAATTTCGTTCCCTTCCACCGAATCTTGAAGCTTTACCTACCACAGAGGAACAAATCGAACCTAGTCAGACTATAGAACAACAAGACCTTGAAGCTAACATTGACAATATTAGAAAGATCGTCGTAAACTCGCCGCTGGTTACACCATCAAACTCGCAACTAGGTGATGGAAGTTCACAAGAGGAGATTCAAGATGGAACTACGAAAGAGCAAAATACTAAAGGAAACAAAGAGGGTTTGAGTGAGGAAATGGTTTCTGAAGACAGAGAAAGAGACTTAATGCAACAAAGTGTTGGAAGAGATAACACTTCAAGTACCTCAAACGCTGTACTTGTGAGTTCCAAGGATTTACCTCTCTCCACATCTCGTCCGTTGGATCCTGCAGATCTAGCCGTTGCCACCTCGAAACCATGCAAAGCGTCTGCATCACGCGTGGCCTTGGCTCCCACACCTATCAATGAGCTGTCTCCCACTAGTCTTTCCAATCCGCCAGCTGTTTTCCAACCCTCACAGATTTCAACCACAACTTCGGTTTCTTCTCCATGGGCCGCTTCCTTTCATCCGCCCAGCAACACGGTTAGGCCCAACCTTGAGGACATGGTTGTTATTGGGCCGGAGAGTAATGATAGAAGGCCCACCCGATCCTGAAACAAGCCCAAAAAACTACAAGATTTCATTACTTATTAAATTGGGGTGCTATTAATTAATCTTTAATTAGTATCTTTTGTCTAGTTTGGGCTTGGCCCATTAGGGTTTAATATGTCTTCTCTTGTTTGTACTAGTATTTATAGCCTCCTTATGTTTTGAAGGAGGCAAGAAAGAATTGATATTTTAGTTTTATCGTTAGTTTTGTGTATGTTTAATGGCTAACTCTTAGATTTGGAACAATTGCTTTACCCCTTTCTATCATTCTTACAAGAAAGGGAAAAGGAAATCATAGCAGAAAGATTGTGAAACTATTTTGGTACTCAAAATATATCAGAAACAGTTTTGTCAAAAAGTCATTCTTACATTTGTCAAAAATTCATTCTTACATTTTGAAGTCATCACTTACATACTTTATCTTTCTTGTAGGATGAACTTATAGCTTAACCTTTAACAAAACAAACCAACAAAAGCCCAACATGTGACACAATGGAAAGAAAATGAAACTAATCTGAAAAAGAGGAAACAGACTCAGGTCTGCAACCATCATTTGTGCCTCACATCATTTCGCCGGAACACCACCTCCATTCACCGGCCACCGTGCATCAAACAAAACCACTACATAGAAACTTTCGTTTTCAGCAACAAAATCATTATCGTAACCAAGGATTCAGACGAGAGAGAGATACTTCTTACCTGACTAGAGATGGGTTGAAGGTGAGATTTGTTTTTCAGACGAGGGAGAGAGAGTGAGAAATCTGATGAATGAGAGAGAAACATAAGTGTAAGAATGGATTAGTTGATAAGCAAAGAAAGAGATGGAGAGAGAAGTTTAGGGTTCACAAAATAGATCTAAAAAGAGCTTATTCGGAAAAagtgaaatttgaaatttgaaattgtgCTAGAAACAAAGGGTGTTATGGAGGGAAAGTAAACTAAATCAAGTTGGACCAATGGGAATGTAACACttgttaaaaaattgaaaattttgtgttttatttagTTGATTACGAAAATTCCCTTTTCCTTTGTAAATGCAGTTTGTGCTAGGGACAAATCAGTCTGTTTGGCCAATAGATAAGTAAATGTTTGATAGTAGACATCATCTCGCCGGAACACCACCTCCAGTCACCGGCCACCGTACATCAAACAACACTACTACATAGAAACTTTTGttttcaacaaaaaaatcatTATCGTAACTAAGGATTCAGACGAGAGAGATGCTTCTTGTAACATCCAATTTCTACCCGACGAGTATTAAAAAATCCAAGTTATAAAAATTTTTCATACATGGGATGCTACACTTCACAAAAACACAAATCATAAAACAACCTGCTCGTTTTAATTgaatagatacataacacttatatttGGATGAACCAAAGTAAACTTCATAAATTTCAAACTTCGCATTCtaatacacagcggaaaatattcATATTAATGTTATGAAAACATTTTACATCAAACATAAATATCAGGTATCCCATTATAAGTCAACATGGCAACTTCGTTCAACATTAGTCAAAATCATCCTTTAGAAATACTTTAACAGTAACTAAGATTCAGCTACGaaacaaccgaacgttcatacCTCCCTGGGTGTTATAGATCAGAGTATGACCCGACTCTACGTAAGCAACGGACGATTAACATCTTCCAAACTACTCCGAAAGCGCACTAATCTTCTTAACCCGCGCGTTACCAAcataagggtaacattcaaacaatagaggtgagatatcaaaccttataattgagtttatgataaataatataatagatcAGATTATATAAAATCATCGCTTCACAGTATCAACATCATGAATTCACTTCATTTCACATCATTATATTCAACAAGCGATTAAAGTCacaaatcaagtcaagattcaagTCATAACACTTCACATCAATTCACACTTATGCATCATAAAATGTGACACTaactatgcacatgcatgtggtaccaacaaggCTTCAGCCCTCATCACTaaattgccaattaatagaggcataagccttcatcgtAGTTTGCCAGTCCAGGTCATCGCAAAGTATGCCAATGTGTAAGTTCTCTAGCTTTTGGATaggcattaattttagtaaaataaataaagcagGTTTAGTAGATAGGTTAAATTAACTTGTTGACAGGAACAGGTTGAGCAAGACGTCCTATCTCATGTTATAACATGTTGTGTTGAGATGTCTCAACATTTGGAATGACATGTCGTATGGCATGTCCTATATAACAACATACGACAGCGTGCCTGAACTAAAGTGGATAAGTTAAATCTGTTGTGATTTAACAATCACAGATATACTCAGTGATATGATGCAATCATATAAGGCATTATTTGTTTAGCAGGTCATAAGAATCAATCATAATATTTGAAGAATATACAActttatatagtttctaaataagGAGATATTCTTGGAAGCTATGGAATTGAAGACCTTGCTTTTAGCAGAAGTTACTGCTAACTTGTAATAGCATATTTGATATGTTTataagcccaaatccagttgggtataggatataaaaataaggatttgtaacctagtttggtaCGGCTCAAGATGTAGGAGTCTAGGGTTTGTCAAGGTGAATCTCTCGAGTTGTGGGAAGATCACCATGTTCTTCtcaaagctgtgaagcaagagaaGTAATGTCCACCTTGAAGCCTGTAGGAAAGaggtgtattgttcttggaggaagctctGAAGCAACTATAAGTTACTGTTCTTAGTTTAGAGTCATGGCTAGGTATTGTCATGGCAGCGAGTCTTCTGCGATTGTTTGATACTGTAGGGTATCACTATTTGTgattgaagggatttgaggagggcctcatacctaagtgagtcttaggtagaagtattgcattgggtagtgattaagtgagaagttgtaaaccggAAGTTGTTTAGCTTCGAAATGATACCGTTGATAGTGaacttcattcctggcttggtatgcctcTAGAATACGAGAGTTGCTCCAAACTGGGTTAATAATCACTTGTGTTGTTTACCTTTTAGTACTTCATAAAATTGTTTATACCTTTCCTGTATATTTTAAGACAGACCGGATGTCTTGACATCCTATAGGACATCTGAGTCTGTTGTACCAGAATTTCAAAATGTATGAGACTCGATGAATGCAGCCTAAcatactcaacaacaacaaatctcgtcaaaaggcatacgcctatatcactattattaccaataaatagaggtaattCATCATCATCACATCGTCGCAGGTTTATTAGTATAAACTGTTTCAGCTTCTTCATAGCATCATTACAACCACAACGCAATAATATAATTGCATTTCAACAATCAAAACAACATCGTCACAACAATATTATCAACAAGTACTACAACTTTGCATCATCAAAATATCACAGTAGCATAACAACAACGACAATAACAACTACACTGGCCATAAGCCTACAACCTCTTATTTTTCAATATTCAAAGGAAATTCAACAAAATTCAACACACTGAATCAACCAAACTATGCGACAAAATGTTTCATGATTATTCGTACGATTCAACTATACCGGCTAAACAATTAACGGCTACAAGTTCTACTACATCTACTCAATATTCCTGTATCATTATTTATCTTCGTTAATTTAATTACATCTAATACTATAATGGTATAAAATTTGTTGTTCTAAACCTGCTACTGTTAAGTATATATTAACTCTGCTATTGAAATACTCCGCTTGTCTCTGTCACTATTCATCTACTACTGTTGATAAGGTATTCCTTAATGTGTAATATTTTGTCATTTCTCAGTTGCTTTATCCTACCAATGCCATGTTACTACACTTAATCATGGAGTGCTatatactaattaaattaatgagATAGGGTATCCCATGTGCTATTCACCAATTAAACTGATACAGTAAGGTACCAAGTGCTACCTCTTAACAAAATAAGTCATGTGAATAATGGGTGGTTCCCACTAGCCTAAGGGGTGACCGCCCCTCCTTTTCCTCCTTGGGAGCACACGCACCCCTTCAATTCATGGGGTGGGCGCCCCTTCCTTGTGTGTCTAGGGGGTGGGCGCCCCTACTgtctatatatttttttcttcagcTTCCTCTTCTCACAGACTCCCTTTACTCCCAGTTTCTTTGTCTCATCTTCGTCTCAGATCAATTACTCAGTGAATCATAACAACACAAAATCACAGGAATTTATTAGTTGTaatatttcaaaaacaatttccacaaccaattcatcaattGATAACATTACAATGACATCAAAACctcatgacaacaacatcatttTTCAGGAACACAACATCACAGCGAATTTCCGGTTTCTTCTATGATTGAACTTTTAgaccaacacaacaacaaaatttACAGCAACATGGAAATTATATCAATCAACACAGAATAGATTTGTAGCAACAATTCATCGATAATCATAATTGTTCATTTCCAGCCACAACAAACCATACACAAACAAAGCAATTTCAACAtatcaaacacaaacaaaagcAATTTCATAAACCTGATCCCGAATACGATTCATCATATACCTTATTATAGAGTCAGAACTCcgcccttaccttggattgaaggttgctCTATAATTCTCTCCGGCCGAATTCTAGATTCGCCATAGTTTCCAACCATTTGCCTCTTCTCACTTTCTGCAACTTTCCCGGTCAATTTCCGGAACCTCTTCTCTGCAACTCCACgtatctttctcttctccaaaacccTTATTTTCTGAGGATTAGATTGACATTATCAAGTCATAACCGATTAGAGTGTCTGTCAAATGTTTTAGAGTTGGAAAGTTTACTTCTTGCTAGTTTTCTTCCCTGAGTGGATTTCTTAAGGTGAAAATAGGTTCTTCTCACAAAAATTTGGGAAATTTGGCTCAAAATTTTAGCAAACTGTTGAATGAAAGATGACGTGTAAATTGTAATGACTTGATTCCATATCAGTTTTATCACTTGATTCCCTCAAAATGActtgtgtttgtgttttttttcttttcttctccttcaatggaaaatcaagaaaaggaataTCTAAACAGTGATTCAATCGACAGGTCTGAATCTACTGAATTTGATGCATTTGAACACTTAACTCCTGAATTCTTGAATTCTCTTAAAACACCAGGGTTGCCAAATAATTCCACGCTTCAAGCTCGCCCAGCGAAGCAGCTCGCGACCCAAGTCAGTAATTCCCAAGATTTTGAGATTTTCCTCGCTACTAGCTCGCCCCTGGAGCGCCCGGCCATCTCGCTGCTTGCTCGCCCGGCAAAATTGCTAAAATGGCCCAAAATTTCAAAGTCTTCAAACTTTGCTCCAAATGGCTTTCTTTCATGTTTAGCTTCAAGGCCACTTCTTTCACACTTTTTCCTATCTTTTAGCTTAAAAAATGAACAAACAAGTTAAAAATACCAAAGTCTTCACAATAACTTGATTATCTAATAAAATCAAAAagtttaattataaaatacaacGGAAAGGTTTGAAATTACCGAATTTTAATATGGAAAATTACTCACTTTTGACACCTAACAAATTGTAATTGTCTAAAGGAGGATCAATAATGATTGAGAAACAAGACTGCATAAAAATAAGAGTACTAAATgagagtattttttttataaaggttATATAGAATTGATGAGTTTTGTTTCTAATAAGATGATCTTGCTATAACTGCGGTTTATATAAACTAATTTTACAGTTAGGTTTTGTTTTAGGTCCACTTTATTCTATTCGAGTCTGATATTTATGGATGGCATTTGATTAAATAAGTTAGATGAATTGCTGAAGATTAGTGTCCTCTTAGAAATCAATCCATAGAATTGAAGACCCGAGCCGTTAAAGAAATTAATTATAACATTTTAGATGGTTCTTTTGTAGAGAAAGGgtgtaaacttttttttttttgaacgcGGAAAGGGTGTAaacttaattacaccctatttgaTGTTATGATTTTCTCTTAAATTGCTTCCTACTTAACATTAATTAGAGAtattgttgaaaagaaaaaaaagaaaatatagttGAGAAATTTGCCTCTATTGGATGATATTTGCAACATTAAGTAATTTCTCCTATGTCATGTTGGGAGTTCAACAATTCACTTATTTATGAATGATATTTTAAATCTTATAATGTTGATGTTGAATTATGTGTAAGTAATTTCTCCTATGTCATGTTGGGAATTCAACAATTCACTTATTTACAGATAATAGGTATTTTACTCCCGTCATATAGCGAGATTCGATTTACCccctattaaaatttttttttggattaccccctgtatttttagggtatccccctaaacgtgtaaaaaacagtgaaaaaccaggggggtaaataaaaaaaacaagtttacaggGGGTCCTAAGGGGGTAAATcatagaacttttcatatttcaagaggctaatccaaaaaaatatattaatagggGGTAaatcgaatctcgcctatatggtagGGGGGTAAATACCTATTATCCCACTTATTTATgaatgaaattttaaattttataatgttGATGATAAATTGTAAACTGACAAGTTTTATTGATGTGTAATTCAATCCAAACTATTACAATTTTGTAACTTTAAACTTGCATTTTTCTAacatatcattttaaaatatacttTCAGAGTATATCtcaaaatattaaacaaatttaCCTTTGCGGGTATTTTACTAGTAATTACATAAACATACAAAACATCATAGActtattaaagaaatacaaaacATCTTAGatttattaaagaaaaacacAATTCTATACTCGAAAGGAACTTGGAACTTTTCTTATAGCACATAAAACCGAAtataaacaattaattaataagaGAACAATCGAGAATCATTGGGGGGTTATTATGGCAAGCAAACAAAGAGATCATGTGTCCTTGCTTTCTACAAGCTTCAAGGATTCAActcttgtttttctttctttgtctttGATCTTGTCATTGGCCCCCCTAGAATATGTGAGGCGTCATTGGACCGAGGATCCTTAAGCTCTCAATCAAAAGGTGATGATGGGGCATGTGAGGCGTCATTGGACACATGATCCTCAAGGTCTCGATCCAAAGGTGATGATGGGGCGTGTGAGGCCTCATTGGACACATGATCCTCAAGGTCTCGATCCAAAGGTGATGGGAATGGTTCTCGTACTGGAGTAGTCTCTGGAGAAGAATTGATAGAGAATGTAGGAGATACGTATGAAGATATATCTGGTGTTGAGCAAGACCGGTATCCTCCAAGGGAACAAGGAGAATGAGCCTACAaccaagaaaaaagaaaacagtgCAAATGTTGGACATATGCTCCGAAAACTAAAGGGTATGTATATCTAATAAAACTATTGTGTTAAATCATGATGATTCTAGTGGAAAGTTAAAAGTTTCAAGtgacaaaataaaagaagaaagtttgttgtttttggtgaaaaatgaaaaacatgCTGTATATGACAAAATTAAAAAGTATATAATGGTTGTGGTCATCAAACACAATAAGGAAAAGTTAAACAGGCATTGTAGAACACAGTACCTCCTCTACAATGTCAAAATACTTCATATCTGCAAATATAATAGGAGAAACAAGAAAAGTGAGAAACATtgatatcaaaaaataaataactgACAAGTATCAAGTTTCACACTTTCATGACATGTGCTAATAAACAAATGCTAGAAACAATTTAGGTACTTGAATGGCAATATACACACACAAGGACGGACCTTGTAAAGATTCAAGAATACATTTGCTTGTAATTATAAAGCTAAGACATTGAATAAGTTCATGTAAATGTTAAAGGCAGCCGTCAATGAAGTTATGaagaagttattagaggcggggataaGTTAATAGTATATAAAAAGGCAGTGATCCACACCACAGCATACATTATTAGTATATGGAAAAAGTGAGGTTGGCTTACAGCAGTCTGGTATTGGAGAATCCATGCCTATTCCAAACCGACCTGCGATACAAACATTATGATCATGATAATTATCCTCACTGTCATCTTCAGAGGAATTGCCCTTCATGGCTTCAAGTTGTGCTTTTCTTGCCCTTGCTATCGAGTTTACTGTTATTGAGATATTTCCTACAACATGCAGACAAAGAGGATATAAGAATAGAACAGGGGAAGAGTGATATACATCAAATATTGCGAAATACACGTACTACTAATAGGGGTATCGGCTATCATAGCAGAGATTGATTGAATATCAAGTTTTAGTGACTTGTTTCGAggtttcttccctttctttccaTGTTTCTTTGATTCATGTGACTCTACATGAAGCAAACAAAAAAGACATAAGAATAGATAACAAAAccaatacataaaaaaaaaaaaaaaaactaaatgaaGTGGCAATTGTTTTCAGCATGTAGTATAAGCTTTTCGATAAACTAATGTTTAATtttaacagaagcaaatgaaatCCAAACTCCACAGCTAATTTCAACAGAATCTCTTGCCAATTGGTGTTATGAATACTTACTATTGTGGGGACGATTGGACCTTTTAGCTTTGGGCATTATCGCAGTTCAGAAAACAAAAATTTGAAGAGGGTAGAA includes these proteins:
- the LOC131617444 gene encoding uncharacterized protein LOC131617444, whose protein sequence is MPKAKRSNRPHNKSHESKKHGKKGKKPRNKSLKLDIQSISAMIADTPISRNISITVNSIARARKAQLEAMKGNSSEDDSEDNYHDHNVCIAGRFGIGMDSPIPDCYMKYFDIVEEAHSPCSLGGYRSCSTPDISSYVSPTFSINSSPETTPVREPFPSPLDRDLEDHVSNEASHAPSSPLDRDLEDHVSNDASHAPSSPFD